A stretch of DNA from Plutella xylostella chromosome 16, ilPluXylo3.1, whole genome shotgun sequence:
ACTAGAGAAAATAATTGCCTGGATCACTtcatgataaaaataaacaaaaaaaaatcttcgGCTTTTATTGCAATATTAAACACAACTATCACAGATCACTTAACAACATTCCTatctataagtaaaataaagaaTGATACTTTTATCGCCCCCAGAACCAAAACGGTAACAAATTTGGAAGACGCTCTGAAGCAATTACAAGAGAATAATCTTGCTGAACTACTTTTTTGTAATGATCCGAATGTAGTTACAGATCGCCTCATTAACAAACTTATGGAatccataaaacaaaatactacAACAGTTAAAATTCCAAAAAGTAAACGCCTAATAAAACCATGGATAACAGTTGGCATTTTAAGATGTATTAAGAACCGTAACAACCTACAAAAACAATACCGAAAcgataaatataatgaaattaaaaaagtaacaTTCACTCGCTATAGAAATCATTGCAACtcacttataaaaaaacttaaaagaaattatgaaaaaaaattacttgctGGATctaccaataataataaagtactttggagaaacataaaaaatattacctacaatACCAAACCTAAAAACACAAACTCTGATCTAATGGCACTAAAATCATCACCGATTGAGTCAGctaattacataaatacttattttgcACACATTGGACAAAATCTAGCAAAGGATATTCAAACGCACTTATTAGCACCAAACGAAGAGTTGGGTATACTTCTAGGTAATATTACTGCTCAAACCCAGTCATTTGCCCTCCTCGATAGTGACCCTGAAGAGGTATATAGAGTTATTATGAGCCTGAAAACCGAAAGCGCTCCAGGATGGGACAATATCACAACTAGATTCCTAAAATACGTTGCACATGAGGTTACGCCAATTATAGCTCATTTAGCTAATCTATGTTTTAATCAAGGAATTTTCCCATCCCCCCTTAAACGCTCTAATATAACGCCAATCTATAAGGATGGAGACAAAGACAACATAAACAATTATCGGCCTATTTCTGTGCTCACTGTGGTatcaaaaataatagaaaaactGTTAAATAATAGACTAAAaacctaattttttttttttttattaattttttattattttttatttgcatgaatgtaggtaaatggcaagttattacaaattattagTACAGCTACATCCTGCCCTTTGGGggcgtacaaatattattacatgAGTATTTGGTGCATGCATaccattaataataaaattacaaaatacaaagctagtcataatatattatattacaaatTGTCAGCAAAAAATTCAcgtacattataatatgtcTTTTCTAcaagaagtttttttaattgatttttaaACTGTATCATATTATTCGTCTCCCTTATATCTTGCGGTAAGTGGTTAAAGATTTTTGTAGACATTCCAAATATACTATTATCGAAGAGAGCTGTCCTCCTCGAGAATGCACATAGTTTATGTTCGTGCCTTCTACTCTTTAACGTTGTAAATCTATTTAAATTCGATTTGACGAATACTGCAacttcataaatatataagcttggtaatgtcatcaatttaagttttttgaaatgtggTTTGCATGTATCAGTTTGCTTTAGTCTAAAAATTGCTCGGACACATCTTTTTTGAGCTTTAAATGCACTCTCTTTGTCTGTTGAGTTGCCCCAAAATATAATCCCATATCTTAGTGTGGATACAACGTAAGCATGATATGCAGTTAGTACTGTTTCCTGGTTTGATTTTTTTGAGAGCATATAAAGTGCAAAGGCAAACTTGTTTAATTTAGTACATACAGCGTTAATCTGATGTTTCCATGTCAAATGAGAGTCAATTACTAATCCTAAAAATTTATGACTTTTCACATTACATAAGGAATTATTTTGATATGTCACATTTATGTCAGTGggttcatttttattatatattgaaGTAAATGTCATAATTTTGGATTTTTCgatatttataatgaaattattcaGTGATAACCAATTAATTATACTATTTAAATTATCTTGAATGTCATTCtcgtgtttatttttatcaataccCCTAAATATTACTGTGCTGTCATCTGCAAATAGTACTACAGGATGGCTTGTTGCTTTAGGaaagtcattaatatatattAGAAAGAGCAGTGGCCCTAAAACACTACCCTGGGGTACCCCATATTTGACTACTGCTGTTTCTGAAATATAATCCGTGCTTGTTTTAGTAACAGgatcaatttttttaatttttgtgacTTGTTCTCTATGCTCAAGATACGATTTTAAGAGATTGAGTACATTACCTCTTACACCATACGCATACAGCTTCTTTGCAAGTATGTTATGATCAACAAGGTCGAAAGCCTTTGTAAGATCCATGTACATTGCACTAACCAATTGCCTTTTGTCAACACTAGTATAGacttttagtaaaaaatcatatattgtggagttaatatttttatttttacggaATCCTGCTTGTTCTGTTGCAAAAATGCCATTCTTTTCaaagaaattataaatgttattatagATGActctttcaaatattttagagaTAATGGGTATAAGGGCTACTGGGCGATAGTATTCCATATTTTCTCTGCttagttttttaaagattggtattattacagtttttttaagAGCTGTCGGAAATATACCTTGttctatacataaatttatgatGTAGGAAAGAATTGGACTTATAGAACAggctacatattttaatacttttgtACATATGCGATCATAGCCTGTACTATTAGTATCTTTTAGGTTAcgtataattttgtaaatactaTCCGGCGTTGTTGGGCCAAGAAAAACAGACTTTTCATTACTTTCTATATGATTATTGATTGCATCAGTATTTTTCGTATGTTGAGAAAGCGATGAAAGTCTATCTGCTtggtttgtaaaaaaaatcattgaaCTCTTGTGCTATTTTTTGTGGATTCTGAATAAGTCGATTTCcaatttttatttgtgtaatGTCCTCACTAGGAAATTGACATTTCGTTTTTTTAATGGTCTTCCATGTCGCTTTACATTTATTATCAgaattttttatgtaatagttattttgTGCCTTTTGCGTTTGAAGAACTACACGTTTAAGACGTTTGCTATAATTTTTAAgttcttgtttatttttttcacttggaTTTTTTCTATATTCCCATaattttttacgttttttcTTTGAACATAGTTTTATACCTTTAGATATCCACTTCGGTCGACATTTTgaggatatttttattttcacaaaaGGAAAATAAAGATCATAGTACAATTTAAAggtatcataaaataaatcaaaggCTTGGTTAGCCTCAGTTTGATCGTACACTTCCCTGAAAGTTAATTTAGAAAGACAAtctttaaaacaatttaaattttccGTAGAATAATCCTGTCGTTCCACAAACCAATGATCAAGGCTACATGTTTTTTCTACTGGACATTCAAACAATTGAGCTGTATGGTCTGATAGAGCCAGCTCTATCACACTAGCTTTCGAGCCTCTAATGTTATGGATGAAATTATCCAAACATGTACCGCTGCTTAGTCTAGTTGGTTCATTAATAGAGAGTTTCAAGTTGTAGCTATGTAGTAACTGTTCAAAATCGGTActcaatttagtttttttcatTCGGTCTATGTTAAAGTCTCCACATATAATCAGTTTATTTGAAGCTTTGTAGCATAGTGATGTCAAAAGTTTATGtaatgtattataaaaaaggTCAATGGTTTTCGAGTCATATTTGGGAGgtctataaatacatataatatcaaTATCCTACTTAACCAACTTCAATATATTATCTGACAATCAATTTGGTTTCAGAAAAAACATCTCCACAGATGACGCAGTATTGTCCTTGACCCAACTTGTTACAGAACAAGTAgacaaaggaaaaaaaatgcCTAACTGTATTCATCGATCTCCGAAAAGCCTTCGATACTGTCTCTGTCTCCATCCTTCTAAAGAAACTCGAATTGATAGGAATTCGCGGTACTCAGCTCTCTATCTTTAAGGATTACCTGTCAAACAGACAACAAAGCGTAAAAATTGGGGACTACTGCAGTGAGGACATTGGGGTATCTTACGGGGTACCACAGGGAAGCGTCCTAGGACCCACCCTATTCTTGATTTACATCAATGATCTCTGCAATATGAACATTAAAGATGCAAAAGTTTTTTCGTATGCTGATGATACAGCCATTGTTTTCTCCGCTAATACCTGGGAAGAAACTAAGGAAACCACTGAAATAGGCATGCGCCAGGTCTCTCGTTGGCTACAGCTTAATCTTCTGAGTCTCAATACAGATAAAACCAACTTAGTATGTTTCAGTATCTACGATAAATATCAACCACCACAAAGTTTCAATGTTAAGATTCATAGATGCAACGAACCTCTAGGCACTGAATGTAGTTGTCCAACAATTTCaaaggtaaaaaaaattaagtatctTGGTGTTATGATAGACCAGCGACTCTCCTGGTATCCCCAAATTGAATATGTTAGCGCCAGGATCcgaaaatttatatggatgtTTAAGAGCCTAAGACACGTAGCGTCAAGAGATgttcttattaaaatatacattgcccTGGTTCAATCGGTGATCATTTATTGTATCCCTGTTTGGGGTGGAACCTTTAAGACACGATTTCTTGAAGTAGAAAGGGCTCAGCGCTCACTActgaaaattatgttttttaaaaaacgacGTTACTCTACTGAAATGTTATATAAAGAGTGCGGTCTTCAGTCAGTTAGAAAATTGTATATAACTCAAACTATTTTAAAACAGCACAAAATCATAAAGCCTAACGCCAGCCTGAAACAAAAAAGAcggaaacataaaatttttAACATCCCCTGCACTAAGACTAAATTTGCTAGTATTCAACATCAATCACGAGCTGCCCAACTGTATAACACATTTCACAAACAGTTAGATATTGTCGACAAAACATACAGGGAATGTAAAATCTCTGTAAGTGAGTGGATAGATAAACTCAACTATACAGAGATAGAGGATCTTTTATCATAAAACACATAAATTCTAATATTCAGTTCACCTAACACAcgcacacatcacacacacgcacaagcacacacacacacacacacacacacacaaacacacacacacacacacacacacacacacacacacacacatactcacacaTGTTCGAAAATGAAATTGATTATTAATTCTCTAATCGctttaattataatgatattattattatttattttttttgcatgcTTCCAAAAATTGTTAAAGTTTAATGTTTATAGGAAGAGCGGAGTCTCCTGGCACAGATGTTTATTAATGTCTAAAAGGAGGCTTCAACTTCTAGTTGTTAAGAAAATTTGTAGAagcaataaacaatttttgattttttttttttttgatttttgaaccccccctcccccctcgtgatgtttcgtgaggtttacagtaccccctccccccccccccctttgagcctcacgtgattaatggacggccccttataTAGCCGTAATAATTTTGCTTACTGACTATTTTAATcaatgtaaggatatatttGTGGATTTTAATATGTCTCCCTATTTACAGGCAATGGTCTGAGCCGGCTATGGCAGCAAATGATAGCGATACTTCCTCACTCCAGTCTCGAGACATCAAGAGCCGTTTGTTCCAACTATAAATCCCCGTTGGCTCTTTATGAGGTAAGCtgtttacattattttctgtGCCTTGTCTGTGTcccaaagaaaaaaatatacaaaaggTGTTGCCATGTAAGAATATTTTTCCCACAAAATCGGGTTTTTGATGTCTTCATTTTGTTTCAGGCTCTAGAAGATCTCAATAGTGTTAATGAAATAGCAGACATAGGAGTAGATAGAGCCGGGGTGCCGGGCGCAAGGGCAAGAAGAATTGGGCCAGAGTTTGCAAGGAAATTGAGAACTTTATTTACATCTGATGACGGAAATATGCTCATGGGTTAAAGACAttgtgataataatattagggtaaaatttaaattataataattatgattagcTTTGCAATAGTATATTATTAGATGTTAAGTTaataagtaaagtaagtaagtaatcatgtatttatttggttcaattgaaattgttttgttttcttatACTTTTAAGCACTTTTTAAGGTATTATTTTGATTATGAGACGCCtacattatgaaaataatCACTCAATAGTAAATTCATCCAAATAAGCTTGCTCtaataaagtgtttttttaactgtgatcttagttttttgtgttgcttgaATCGTTTCAGTTTgtttatagtgccacaaacttatctgttccggtgtcagctcacgtaaatatgtaatatttcttcattctataagattttaagtttgccagtagtggtaattcgctcttgtggtatcaataaacccatctaatctatataaatatataattcattagtaaataatgagatatggatcaatttagttcgctctcaccggaacagataagtatGTCGCACTATACGTGGTTTACTGTCTCTTTACTGCACAGGTTTACTGGGGGGGTGAACATAAATACTAGGTTGGAGTTTTTTTTGTCTGCCCTCCCTTCCCTAAAGGAGTGTTTAATAGAACAtcaagaattattattatgtacaatatAAAACGGAGGAGAAAAGGATTGGACAGTGGTCGTGTTTACCCTTTCCGAATATGTATTGTATGGTTCGGCGATAACTGGGTAAAATAAGCATTTTCCTACCATggaatctcagaataataatttcatagaCGCTCCTTTCTTTCTACACAAGGACTTTTCTACCATATAGGTCAAATATTTGGTATGGcatcattatttaaaaaaaacattgtatttaaacGTCAAATCAAAAGTCAAAATAGTCTTGAACTTGAAAAACATAACCTcaatttatgtaataatttcatgtgaaactttgtgaaatattacatttttgtATCTGATTTATGTAACTATCACAGCACAATGTCTGTGTTTTTATCAAGAATTGCCGTTGTGTGCACCAGAAGTAGTTCTAAGCTTTATTTCTCTAGTTCTAAGCTCGCTGATGCAATTTCGCCGAAATACCAAGTTTTTCTTAGAAAAAGTGAATGTTTATCCTTTGCCCGACAAATTAATGTTAGAAGTTACGCTACAGATACAATTCAGCCTACTGTAGCTATAGATAATGCGAGTATTCCTATGAAAAAGAAGTCGATACACATCAAACCTACTATGGAAGAGATGACTATAAAAGACGGTCATTACCTGACTCTGGCCTACGCCACAGCAAATGCTTATGATCTGAAGGGTCTCAAAGAAGCCCTGGTGCAGCAGAAGCTGTATCAACCAGGCACGTAAGTGTCCAATGGCTTAAATACACAATTCTCCTAATGTTAACTTGATAAGACTGATTTGTGTGTGAGAGTGATGCTGATAGGAGAATGATAGTATAGCTTGCCATGTGAGACAAATAATCAGTACATACTAAGCCCTACTGATCATTAATTCACAGCAAATGAGTTATGAATGGAAGGACTCACTTTGTAACACAGTGAAAAAAAGTGCATTACCATTGTGGCAATGTGTGTTTCATTTGTTCTTATTTAGTACACTGTACTTTTGGTCAGTGGTCCCTGGTTAGTTCCCTTCCAATCTATAGATACCCTTAACATGCTATTCACGGTCTCAACCTAATCTTTCAGGTTGAAAACGAAGGAGCTAGGCGACGTGGTGGTGGTGAACGCCATGTACTCAGTGGGCTCAGAGCCTCGGGAGATCATCTTCTTCCGCGAAGGAGCCGTCGTGTTCTGGAACTGCAGTGAGCTCGAAGCCAGCAATGTGCTAGAGTTTATTAGAAAGTAAGTAACCCTGTAACTATACCATCTTGTGATGAAGCATACATTTATACAgggtaattttttaaaacaattcaaGGTTGTTGTTTAGGGAGTACCCAACTACTCATTCTGAAAaacttatgttattttaaatattctaatttttttgtgtatttattataattatgggTAAGTATATGGGGCCtgcatattataaaatgacaacattatacaataacaaaatttcattccataataataatatattatgtcccAGGTAAATGAATCATTATTTGTTCCAGATATGAAGTGGATAGTTATCCAAGAGATGTGGTTTCCAAGGAGAGAGAGATTATGACTTATGTTTACCAGCCAAATGTGTAAGTAATCCTTGAATTATAAACACAATGTTTTTATACCAaagacataaaaaaataattgtatggTGCTTTGAATGAACTACTAATGTTAAATACCATACTCCTGCTAAAcatcatttaaatatttattacagtaaaatattcCAAGCTGAATTAAATTATCAGTAAAATGATTTCTTATATGTTTCAGAAAAAAATGCCAACTACAGGATGAAACATTTGTGATGGTGCCCGACAGAGACAACTCATTAGAAAGATACACATTCAGGTACttaacaaatataatttattgtaaattgatATAACTAAAgacacaataatataaatacatatttaagtacttactcttCCTACTAACAGTATGATAAAGAAGTAATTTACATCAGAGACTATAGTTACTGACTATAGTGAGAGAGTATAGAGACTAGTGACTGAGTCataaatattcatattatCAGATTTCTTGCTTGCACTTAAAAGCATTTTAGAACTCTTGCTCTCAATTCTATTGTTAACCAGTTGTATGACTCATTTCTCACGTTTCTAATACCTTACAAAgcctgcctaccccgcaattCTAACACAGTTGCACCTAAAACTCCTGAGTGTCATAACTTTGCTAAACCGTTTTCGACGTACCTCGCAGCCACGCCATGGCGCAGTCAGCGCGGCTGGGCGCGTGGGAGGCGCGGCTGgaggcgctggcggcggcggtcaGGCTGCACTCGCAGGCCATGGAGCGGGATGGCGTGGCCAGGGTTGATAAGAAGGAGGTGAGTTTCTAAGAATAAAGACCAAGGAGAAGGACAGTGGCTAGTTCAGCTGTTTTTATCACCAATCTTGTATCTGCTTATGCATAGAGTTCGGCTGTCTGCGCACGTAGATAAACTAGGTATACACATTAttgggtttttattaaaagccaCTAGTTTATCAAGATTAGCCTCGATTTAATAGTCTCATATAAATCGATACACAGTGATACACATGAAGTTAGAGATGACAGCCAACACATAGAGTACGTgctattttccttttttcttgaCTATGACTTTTCGTTTACAATTCCAACACACATAAGGTTTATACAAGATGATTGTGAGATATATCATCAACCTGCATCATCACCACACAGAGTATTCTGGAGTTCCAAAGTTCCAAGTTTCTGTTCTGCACCAGTTACACTTACTTCCAACTTAAGCCCCACTTTTCCAGATAACCACTAAAACTCTTACCTACCCCTCAGATGGTGCGCAAGCTAGGCGAGCTCTTCTCTCTCCGGCACCGGCTCACGGTGGAGTCGGACCTGCTGGACACGCCCGACTTCTACTGGGAGGAGGAGCAGCTCGAGCGCCTCTACTCGCGCACCGGCGCCTACTTCACCATCCCGAGGAGGACAAGGGTAcagtatttattacttaccttCTTCCCTATCCCTATCCCTATCCCTATCCCTATCCCTATCCCTATCCCTATCCCTATCCCTATCCCTATCCCTATCCCTATCCCTATCCCTATCCCTATCCCTATCCCTATCCCTATCCCTATCCCTATCCCTGTCCCTATCCCTATCCCTATCCCTATCCCTATCCCCATCCCTATCCCTATCCCTATCCCTATCCATATCCCCATCGATATTCCTATCCCTACCCCTATCCCTATCCCTATCCCTATCCCTATCCATATCCCAATCCCAATCCCTATCCCTACCCCTATCCCTATCCCTATCCCTATCCCTATCCCTACCCTATCCCTATCCCTTTCTTATCCCTACCCTATCTCTACCTATCCTTACCCTTTCCCTACCCTATCCCTATCCCTTTCTTATCCCTACCCTATCTCTACCTATCCCTACCCTTTCCCAACCCTTTCCCTACCCTATCCCTATCCCTTTCTTATCCCTACCCTATCCCTTTCTTATGCCTACCCTAGCATAAAATGTTGCtatccagagcgtcaaaaaggcaccagctcagcatgtgctgctattatatcatattattatcctaACAACACCCCTCCTCTGTCCCAGGTACTGAACGAGCGCCTCTCCCACTGCGTGGAGCTGCTGGAGCTGCTCTGGTCGTGGGCGGCGGACCGCCACCACGTGCGCCTCGAGTGGATGGTCATCGCGCTCATTCTGGCCGAGGTCTGCTTCGAGCTGATACACCTGGCCGAGAGGTACTCGCAGTAGTGGGGGGGAGAATGGTGTAGATTTGAGGCCGTAGGTTAGTGTGAGTGATAGTGTGTGTTTGTGGGGTCATATATCTGGGCGGGGGGAACTCGCAGTAGTGGGGGGGAAGGGGGAGGGTTTGGGAGAGAAGAATGGTGCGGAAATAATACCATAGGTAATAGTTTTGTGTGTTCAAACGTCTGGCTGAAAGCTATTTGCAATAGTAGGGAAAGAATGGTGCAGAAGTACGCTGTGAGTGACCTACGGCACGGTTACTGTGAGTGAGTGTTAGTGTGGTAAAAGAATGGTGAAGAAATCTACCCATAGGTTACTGTTAATAGCGTATTAGGCATGTGAGGAAAAATAATGGTAAAGAAATCAACCTAAAGGTTACTTGTAATAGTAGACGTCAACAATAGTTTCGTGAGTCATGGTATGTCGTCGTGGGCTACAAACCCTCGCGTCTGTCTCAACTCTTGTCTCTCCCACTGCGTGGAGCTGCTGGAGCTGCTCTGGTCGTGGGCGGCGGACCGCCACCACGTGCGCCTCGAGTGGATGGTCATCGCGCTCATTCTGGCCGAGGTCTGCTTCGAGCTGATACACCTGGCCGAGAGGTACTCGCAGTAGTGGGGAGAATGGTGTAGATTTGAGGCTGTAGGTTAGTGTGAGTGATAGTGTGTGTTTTTTGGGCTGATATATCTGGCTGAAAGGTACTGGCGATAGTAGGGAAAGAATGGTGAAAAAGTAGCCGAGGTCTGGTTCGAGCTGATACACCTGGCCGAGAGGTACTCGCAGTAGGATGGGGAAGGGAGGCATGTGTGGGAAAAAAATGGTGCAGAAATCATGCCGTAGGTTACTGTAAGTGATAGTGTGTGATCGTGGGCTCATATATCTGGCAGAAAGATACTGAGTACTGGCGATAGTAGGGAAAGAATGGTGCAGAAGTGATGCCATAGGTTACTGTGTGTAAGTGATAGTGTGTGAATTGTGTGAGGAATTTGAAGAAAAATGTGGTGAAGAAATCAAGCCATACATTACTGTGAAAGAGTAATAGTGTGTGCTTGTGGCCTATAAATTTAGCTAAAGTTATCTCAGTAGCAAATCCATAGACAGTACCCTTAAAGTGTGTTATTAAAAGAATGATGGATTGGATGAACGAACTGCTTAAGCTAGTTAAATGAAGCTTCATAGAAGCTTAAAGTCAGAgccataattatttatgtgagGAGTagtcaaaatttaaataccaaattattaagtatctaAGTAGAATACACAATGTtaatcatttacttatgtAGTTTTTATGGGATTAGTAACTAAGCTATCTAGTATGTAATAACTATTGTCATGTgaataaaaaaccggccaagtgcgagtcgggctcgcgcacaaagggttccgtagcagcaaaattacagttaaatcaacctatctcaaaaactataagagatactttgatcaaa
This window harbors:
- the LOC125488490 gene encoding required for meiotic nuclear division protein 1 homolog, producing the protein MSVFLSRIAVVCTRSSSKLYFSSSKLADAISPKYQVFLRKSECLSFARQINVRSYATDTIQPTVAIDNASIPMKKKSIHIKPTMEEMTIKDGHYLTLAYATANAYDLKGLKEALVQQKLYQPGTLKTKELGDVVVVNAMYSVGSEPREIIFFREGAVVFWNCSELEASNVLEFIRKYEVDSYPRDVVSKEREIMTYVYQPNVKKCQLQDETFVMVPDRDNSLERYTFSHAMAQSARLGAWEARLEALAAAVRLHSQAMERDGVARVDKKEMVRKLGELFSLRHRLTVESDLLDTPDFYWEEEQLERLYSRTGAYFTIPRRTRVLNERLSHCVELLELLWSWAADRHHVRLEWMVIALILAEVCFELIHLAERYSQ
- the LOC105396144 gene encoding uncharacterized protein LOC105396144, whose protein sequence is MSSWATNPRVCLNSCLSHCVELLELLWSWAADRHHVRLEWMVIALILAEVCFELIHLAERYVRVEWTISDRRSVFSNEFEENMFQDLSIIDTQ